One stretch of Flavobacterium sp. 9 DNA includes these proteins:
- the pyrE gene encoding orotate phosphoribosyltransferase yields MIFNKDTAEKTAELLLQINAIKLNPENPFTWASGWKSPIYCDNRLILSFPIIRNYVRDEFAKNIEKQFGKPDVIAGVATGAIGIGILVAESLGLPFVYVRPEAKKHGRQNQVEGFLQKGQNVVVVEDLISTGNSSLMAVEALRNEGANIKGMAAIFTYGFGVAEENFKNANIDLYTLSNYENLLELAVQKQYITEEQQSTLQEWNAIPSTWGQEE; encoded by the coding sequence ATGATTTTTAATAAAGATACTGCCGAAAAAACAGCCGAATTGCTTTTGCAAATAAATGCAATTAAATTGAATCCCGAAAATCCTTTTACATGGGCTTCTGGTTGGAAATCTCCTATTTACTGCGATAATAGGTTAATTCTTTCATTTCCTATCATCCGAAACTATGTTCGTGATGAGTTTGCGAAAAACATTGAAAAACAATTTGGGAAACCAGATGTCATTGCCGGTGTTGCTACAGGCGCCATTGGTATTGGAATTCTTGTTGCCGAAAGCCTTGGATTACCATTTGTATATGTGCGTCCGGAAGCTAAAAAACACGGAAGACAGAACCAAGTTGAAGGTTTTTTACAAAAAGGTCAAAATGTTGTTGTCGTTGAAGATTTAATCAGCACAGGAAACAGTAGTTTAATGGCTGTGGAAGCTTTACGCAACGAAGGTGCCAATATAAAAGGTATGGCAGCGATTTTTACATACGGTTTTGGTGTTGCCGAAGAAAACTTTAAAAATGCTAATATCGATTTGTATACATTAAGTAATTATGAAAACTTATTAGAATTAGCGGTTCAAAAACAATACATTACCGAAGAACAACAATCGACTTTGCAGGAATGGAATGCAATTCCATC
- a CDS encoding NUDIX hydrolase, with protein sequence MYKVFVNDKPLFLTNEISRETNFQLFLLESIDIEQLIVKIFQNKIQKAYLYHPDEKEIMKTLKAKIPVQKAGGGFVYNKKGEVLFIFRNGKWDLPKGGIEKGEEIEATAMREVEEETGVNQLRITNKLQKTYHIFKRNGKYKLKITHWFEMFSDFEGIPVGQANEGIEKVAWLNPEQIKEALKNSYENIKLLFEEENEVKVE encoded by the coding sequence ATGTATAAAGTTTTTGTGAACGACAAACCACTTTTTTTGACAAATGAAATCTCAAGAGAGACTAATTTTCAATTATTCCTATTAGAGAGTATTGATATCGAGCAGCTTATAGTGAAAATTTTTCAAAATAAAATTCAAAAGGCTTACTTATATCATCCTGACGAAAAGGAAATAATGAAAACATTAAAAGCCAAAATTCCTGTACAAAAAGCGGGCGGAGGCTTTGTGTACAATAAAAAAGGTGAGGTTTTATTCATCTTCAGAAATGGAAAATGGGACTTACCAAAAGGCGGAATCGAGAAAGGCGAGGAGATTGAAGCCACTGCAATGCGCGAAGTCGAAGAAGAAACCGGTGTAAACCAATTAAGAATTACGAATAAACTTCAAAAAACATATCACATTTTTAAACGCAACGGAAAATACAAGCTTAAAATCACACATTGGTTCGAAATGTTTTCAGATTTTGAAGGAATTCCAGTTGGTCAAGCCAATGAAGGAATCGAAAAAGTAGCTTGGTTAAATCCGGAACAAATCAAAGAAGCGCTTAAAAACTCGTACGAAAACATCAAATTATTGTTTGAAGAAGAGAATGAAGTTAAAGTAGAGTAA
- a CDS encoding Crp/Fnr family transcriptional regulator produces MISKFIFNNQYLLNELPKIDKESLEKVMQHKKYRKNEAVFTEGTLPTGIFYVKEGKVKKYKVDNDGREQIIYIYNSGEFFGYSAILSEESYGDTTVTIENAVISFISKDDFIDLLDTSVIFSRLLLKSLSHEFSVMVNLMAVLSQRTVRERVALSLLILHDKYKICDTEKIVFIMLSRADLANMAGTANETLARVLHDFKDDNLIWMEGRKIQLLNIQRLTQIANFS; encoded by the coding sequence ATGATTTCAAAATTTATTTTCAATAATCAATATCTTCTAAATGAGCTTCCTAAAATTGATAAGGAATCGCTCGAAAAAGTAATGCAACATAAAAAATATCGCAAAAATGAAGCTGTTTTTACCGAAGGAACTTTGCCTACAGGTATTTTTTATGTAAAAGAGGGAAAAGTTAAAAAGTATAAGGTCGATAATGACGGTCGGGAACAAATTATATACATCTACAATTCTGGTGAATTTTTTGGATATTCTGCCATTTTAAGCGAAGAATCTTATGGCGATACTACTGTGACTATTGAAAATGCTGTAATTTCATTTATTTCAAAAGATGATTTTATTGACTTACTTGATACTTCGGTAATATTTTCAAGACTATTATTAAAAAGTTTAAGTCACGAATTTAGTGTTATGGTAAATCTTATGGCAGTATTATCACAAAGAACAGTTAGAGAACGAGTTGCTCTTAGTTTGTTGATATTGCATGATAAATACAAAATATGTGATACTGAAAAAATAGTTTTTATTATGCTTTCACGAGCTGATTTAGCAAACATGGCCGGTACAGCAAATGAAACACTGGCAAGAGTTCTTCACGATTTTAAAGATGATAATCTTATCTGGATGGAAGGACGCAAGATACAATTACTAAATATTCAAAGATTAACGCAAATAGCTAATTTTTCTTAA
- a CDS encoding glycine cleavage system protein H, with product MFIPKSLYYTKNHLWLRKIGLWDFYIGITDYAQKEIGNIELVELELKGFNIKKDAKWGLIHATNHKLTLIAPLDCKIKATNSILQENTSIINSDPYCHWFLRVTVDKHDHYFLSNEEYKEHTLNDF from the coding sequence ATGTTCATACCTAAAAGTCTTTACTATACTAAAAATCATTTATGGTTACGAAAAATTGGATTATGGGATTTCTATATTGGTATAACAGATTATGCCCAGAAGGAAATTGGCAATATTGAATTAGTAGAATTAGAATTGAAAGGTTTTAATATAAAAAAAGATGCAAAATGGGGATTAATTCACGCAACGAATCATAAATTAACCCTTATTGCTCCTTTAGATTGCAAAATTAAGGCAACTAATAGTATCTTGCAGGAAAATACATCTATAATTAATTCAGATCCTTATTGTCATTGGTTTTTAAGAGTAACGGTTGATAAACATGATCATTATTTTTTATCCAATGAAGAATACAAAGAACATACATTAAATGATTTTTAA
- a CDS encoding methyltransferase domain-containing protein yields the protein MIFKSLREDIDIEDCKFNMLYSTRIRRLSERHWTPVAIAKIAADYLVDKPNKKVLDIGAGVGKFCLVGAATTKGFFYGVEQRASLTKLSQKIAEKHSVKNVEFIHSNITEISFSDYDAFYFYNSFFENIDTSCPIDKIVIPCRELFASYSNYVREQLNKMPKYTRLVTYWSTWEEIPESFDLEYSACDGILNFWKKRS from the coding sequence ATGATTTTTAAATCTCTAAGAGAAGACATAGACATAGAAGACTGCAAGTTTAATATGTTATACTCAACCCGAATTAGAAGACTTTCAGAACGCCATTGGACTCCGGTTGCTATTGCCAAAATTGCAGCAGATTATCTGGTTGACAAACCCAACAAAAAAGTATTAGATATTGGAGCAGGCGTGGGCAAATTTTGTTTAGTAGGCGCAGCCACAACAAAAGGCTTTTTTTATGGAGTCGAACAAAGAGCATCACTTACAAAACTATCCCAAAAAATAGCAGAAAAGCATAGTGTCAAAAATGTTGAATTTATTCATTCAAATATCACTGAGATTTCCTTTTCAGATTACGATGCATTTTATTTTTACAATTCTTTTTTCGAAAATATAGACACATCTTGTCCCATCGATAAAATCGTGATTCCCTGTCGCGAATTGTTTGCTTCCTATTCTAATTATGTGAGAGAGCAGTTAAACAAGATGCCCAAATATACAAGACTTGTAACCTATTGGAGTACGTGGGAAGAAATACCCGAAAGCTTTGATTTAGAATATTCTGCCTGTGACGGAATATTAAATTTCTGGAAAAAGAGGTCTTAA
- a CDS encoding DUF4287 domain-containing protein — MSFQAYLKTIKEKTGNGPAEFRALAEQKSFTQDGKLKPDVKAGDIVNWLKADFELGQGHAMAIYALLKGIKDENSQ, encoded by the coding sequence ATGTCATTTCAAGCATATTTAAAAACCATAAAAGAAAAAACCGGCAACGGTCCCGCCGAATTTCGAGCATTGGCAGAACAAAAAAGCTTCACACAAGACGGAAAACTCAAACCCGATGTAAAAGCAGGAGATATTGTAAATTGGCTTAAAGCAGATTTTGAATTAGGACAAGGACACGCAATGGCAATTTATGCATTGCTAAAAGGAATAAAAGACGAAAATAGCCAGTAA
- a CDS encoding GLUG motif-containing protein — protein MIKKLKITAQQLFKYTGMLALLLVVGYSCSNEGIDEGVVKPLSSAKAIISFSFVNPVVKGTIDESAHTISLTFPSGTDLTNLAATFTTTGTKVTVADVVQVSGTTKNNFSKTITYTVTAEDGTKQNYTITPPNSADILGFAFEGSNDETYWELSGLKEGTNTIYNAPAGVEFITGFPILPPGAEVTQSGNNEESDYNTTGFSFTVTAGDGKTKKSYIIKIPAYDKDANPYGIYTPTHLLEVDNNLLANFKVMNDITMPAVNGTEILAPDYATSGWMPIGDFESFRGTLDGNNHVIKNLTIKRTSHDDVAFISTLGAKGVVKNLGLTAVNIQGSGNVGALVANNVGGTISHCYSTGTVTSTGLSTQNHVGGLVGINNDANGKAGKLLNSYSTVNVSGKDSFVGGLVGYNYLCAVENCYATGSVTGPYKNGGALIGKNATEIINCYATGKVETGGGLVGLNFNWSSAPNCFWDTQTTGQTTSDDGGDAVGKTTAEMKSGTPYSNTWTAANWIFTSGKYPTLVGVGGQ, from the coding sequence ATGATTAAAAAATTAAAAATTACTGCACAGCAATTATTCAAATATACAGGCATGTTGGCATTATTACTTGTAGTTGGTTATTCATGTTCAAATGAAGGAATTGACGAAGGCGTAGTAAAACCATTAAGTAGTGCCAAAGCAATTATCTCTTTTTCATTTGTAAATCCTGTAGTAAAAGGAACCATTGATGAAAGTGCACATACCATTTCGCTTACATTTCCTTCGGGAACAGATTTAACTAATCTCGCAGCTACATTTACCACAACAGGAACTAAAGTTACTGTAGCTGACGTTGTTCAGGTAAGTGGTACAACCAAAAATAATTTTAGCAAAACCATAACTTATACCGTTACAGCAGAAGATGGTACGAAACAAAATTACACAATAACACCTCCTAATTCGGCAGATATATTAGGTTTTGCTTTTGAAGGTTCTAATGACGAAACATATTGGGAACTTTCTGGACTAAAAGAAGGAACAAACACAATTTACAATGCTCCGGCTGGTGTTGAATTTATTACAGGATTTCCAATTTTGCCTCCAGGAGCCGAAGTAACACAATCTGGAAACAACGAAGAAAGTGACTATAATACAACAGGATTTAGTTTTACAGTAACTGCCGGTGACGGAAAGACCAAAAAATCATATATTATCAAAATACCAGCTTACGACAAAGATGCAAATCCTTACGGAATCTATACTCCAACGCATCTTCTGGAAGTAGACAATAATCTTTTGGCTAACTTTAAAGTAATGAATGACATTACTATGCCTGCGGTTAATGGTACGGAAATATTGGCTCCGGATTATGCAACTTCAGGTTGGATGCCAATTGGAGATTTCGAAAGTTTCAGAGGAACTTTAGACGGAAATAATCACGTAATCAAAAACTTGACTATCAAGAGAACCAGCCATGACGATGTTGCATTTATTTCGACATTAGGCGCCAAAGGAGTTGTAAAAAATCTAGGATTAACAGCCGTAAACATTCAAGGTAGCGGAAACGTAGGCGCTTTGGTTGCTAATAATGTTGGAGGAACCATTTCTCACTGTTATTCTACCGGAACAGTTACTTCTACAGGACTTTCGACTCAGAATCACGTGGGAGGTTTGGTTGGAATCAATAATGATGCTAACGGAAAAGCCGGTAAACTTTTAAACAGTTATAGTACCGTAAATGTTTCAGGAAAAGATTCATTTGTAGGAGGTTTAGTAGGCTACAATTACCTTTGCGCAGTCGAAAATTGCTACGCTACAGGTTCTGTAACCGGACCATACAAAAACGGAGGAGCACTTATTGGCAAGAACGCTACCGAAATCATCAATTGTTACGCTACTGGAAAAGTAGAAACTGGTGGCGGATTAGTTGGTTTAAATTTTAACTGGAGTTCAGCACCAAATTGCTTTTGGGATACTCAAACTACAGGACAAACGACTTCGGACGATGGAGGAGATGCAGTTGGAAAAACAACGGCCGAAATGAAATCAGGAACTCCATATAGCAATACCTGGACAGCTGCAAATTGGATATTTACTTCAGGTAAATACCCAACATTAGTAGGAGTTGGAGGGCAATAA
- a CDS encoding helix-turn-helix domain-containing protein, with product MSTLTKSNHIGRKISRIRELRDMKQEALAQALGTNQQAISALENSETISDEKLIDVAKALGVSVEALKNFSDEAAINYFNNFYDNSAKGQILNNSCSNLTFNPLDKLVEAYEENKKLYERLLQSEKDKVEFLQNILKDK from the coding sequence ATGAGCACACTTACAAAATCAAACCATATAGGGCGAAAAATTAGCCGAATTCGTGAACTTCGTGATATGAAGCAAGAAGCTTTGGCACAAGCTTTAGGTACAAACCAACAAGCAATTTCTGCTCTTGAAAATAGCGAAACCATAAGCGATGAAAAACTTATTGATGTAGCAAAAGCTTTGGGAGTAAGTGTTGAAGCCCTTAAAAACTTTTCAGACGAAGCCGCAATTAATTATTTTAATAATTTCTATGATAATAGCGCAAAAGGACAAATACTAAATAATTCTTGTAGCAATCTTACTTTTAATCCTTTAGATAAGTTGGTTGAAGCTTATGAAGAAAACAAAAAACTTTACGAACGTTTACTTCAATCTGAAAAAGACAAAGTTGAGTTTTTACAAAATATATTAAAGGATAAATAG
- a CDS encoding cyclic-phosphate processing receiver domain-containing protein encodes MKYKLFLDDIRDVKMVYKNLTDDDFVIVRNFDDFKKIIIENGLPELISFDNDLGLDENDNIAEDGYAAAKWLVYESGLDLENLKFNVHSANPVAARQIQSLLDNYIKHLKSLND; translated from the coding sequence ATGAAATACAAGCTTTTTCTTGATGATATTCGAGATGTAAAAATGGTTTACAAAAACTTAACTGACGATGATTTTGTTATAGTTCGGAATTTTGATGATTTTAAAAAAATTATAATCGAAAACGGACTTCCTGAATTGATTAGTTTTGACAATGATTTGGGATTAGATGAAAATGACAATATTGCCGAAGATGGTTACGCCGCAGCAAAATGGCTGGTTTATGAATCTGGTCTTGATTTAGAAAATCTGAAATTCAATGTTCACTCCGCAAATCCTGTTGCAGCGCGACAAATTCAAAGTTTGCTAGATAATTATATCAAGCATTTGAAAAGTTTAAATGATTAA